A region of Lycium barbarum isolate Lr01 chromosome 1, ASM1917538v2, whole genome shotgun sequence DNA encodes the following proteins:
- the LOC132627692 gene encoding enhancer of mRNA-decapping protein 4-like isoform X3: protein MASSTKLPKGRHLNGDHVVYDIDSRLPGEVQPQLEVTPITKYGSYRGLVLGRQIAVNKSYICYGLKLGAIRVLNINTALRSLLKGLAHRVTDMAFFAEDVHLLASASVDGRVYIWRITEGPDEEDKPQITGRIVAAIQIVGEGESVHPRVCWHSHKQEILVVGIGKHVLKIDTTKLGKAEVFSADEPLRCPVDRLVDGVQLVGTHDGEVTDLSMCQWMTTRLVSASVDGTIKIWEDRKPQPIAILRPHDGNPVNSVTFLAAPDRPDHIILITGGLLNREIKIWVSASEEGWLLPSDAESWYCTQTLELKSSAAARAEEAFFNQAVALSQAGLLVLANAKKNAIYAVHLEYGLNPMATQMDYIAEFTVTMPILSFTGTSDLLPHGEQIVQVYCVQTQAIQQYALDSSQCLPPPMENAVGFERTESSGSRDAASIEGYAPVGPPGSKQMEFPLTSSAPKSLVNESVAEIVATARPPITDARTGLATSVEFASSIPESKSASLPSITTDTDAAPFASPPPLSPELARKLSGFRSTSNSSELGPSINDRFGDPKAVDRQMDAIHPNLTGIASSDGDPMNNEDEMSRDDGSSAISNPIKFKHPTHLVTPSEILMANSSSEVNHVNEQKSEGESSIQEVVINKEARNVEVEVKVVGETKFSPKTDIGSQEELHTFVSENKEKLFCSQASDLGIEMARECRALSPETYIVEESRQFAGASGTVQLTHTSTAPEEDCDSAKEISGNNIDSNVQVSAHQPPAPSAKGKKQKGKNTQGFGPSSPSPGAFNSSESNDGGVSSSNASMDAAFSQILSMHEALNQVLNMQKETQKQMSMIVAVPVTKEGRRLEAALGRSMEKAVKANSDALLARFQEESAKQEKLLRDRTQQITNLISNCFNKDMPGLIEKIMKKELAAVGQAVTRSIAPTIEKSVSTAISEAFQKGVSDKAVNQLEKTVSSRLEASVARQIQVQFQTSGKQVLQETLKSTLEVSVIPAFEMSCKAMFEQVDLTFQKGFAEHTASALQQFESMHSPLVHALGDAINSASSMTQTLSGELADGQKKLLTLAVSGGNSKSLNPLVSHMSNGPLLHEKLEAPVDPTKELSRLLAERKYEEAFTAALQRSDVSIVTWLCLQVDLPGILSMNPLPLSQGVLLSLLQQVACDVTKETARKLSWMRDVLSAINPTDPMIAVHVRPIFEQVYQILNHHRNLPTTTPAELSSIRLIMHVINSMLMTCK from the exons ATGGCTAGCAGTACTAAGTTACCTAAAGGGAGGCATTTAAATGGGGATCATGTTGTTTATGACATAGATTCTAGGTTGCCTGGTGAAGTGCAACCTCAACTTGAGGTTACTCCGATTACGAAATATGGTTCGTATCGGGGCCTTGTTTTAGGGAGGCAAATTGCGGTTAATAAGAGTTATATATGTTATGGACTTAAATTGGGAGCTATTCGTGTGCTTAACATTAACACCGCGTTGAGATCATTGCTTAAAGGTCTTGCACAT AGGGTTACAGACATGGCTTTCTTTGCTGAGGATGTGCACCTTTTGGCTAG TGCAAGTGTCGATGGTCGTGTTTATATATGGAGAATTACCGAAGGACCAGATGAGGAAGATAAGCCCCAAATTACAGGGAGGATTGTCGCTGCTATTCAAATTGTTGGTGAAGGGGAATCTGTTCATCCTCGAGTTTGTTGGCACTCTCACAAACAA GAAATTCTTGTGGTTGGGATCGGAAAACATGTTTTAAAAATTGATACGACAAAACTTGGAAAAGCTGAAGTTTTTTCAGCGGATGAACCTCTCAGGTGTCCTGTTGACAGGTTGGTTGATGGGGTACAACTTGTTGGTACTCATGATGGAGAAGTGACTGATTTGTCAATGTGCCAGTGGATGACCACTCGATTGGTATCTGCGTCAGTGGATGGCACG ATAAAGATTTGGGAAGACCGGAAGCCACAACCAATTGCAATTCTCAGGCCTCATGATGGTAATCCTGTTAATTCAGTCACCTTCCTGGCTGCTCCAGACCGCCCAGACCACATCATACTCATCACTGGG GGTTTACTTAATCGGGAAATAAAGATATGGGTATCAGCAAGTGAAGAGGGCTGGTTGCTTCCTAGTGATGCTGAATCATGGTACTGTACACAAACATTGGAGTTGAAGAGTTCTGCTGCAGCTCGTGCTGAAGAGGCATTTTTTAACCAAGCTGTAGCCTTGTCTCAAGCAGGTCTGCTCGTACTAGCGAATGCAAAAAAGAATGCCATATATGCTGTTCATCTAGAGTATGGCTTGAACCCAATGGCAACACAAATGGATTACATAGCTGAATTTACAGTTACAATGCCAATTTTGAGTTTCACTGGAACAAGTGATTTACTGCCTCATGGTGAACAGATTGTTCAGGTGTACTGTGTACAGACGCAGGCTATTCAGCAGTATGCTTTGGACTCATCCCAATGCTTGCCACCTCCCATGGAGAATGCCGTGGGCTTCGAAAGGACGGAATCTAGTGGTTCACGTGATGCTGCTAGTATTGAAGGATATGCTCCTGTTGGTCCTCCTGGTAGTAAACAAATGGAGTTTCCTTTAACTAGTTCTGCACCCAAATCATTAGTGAATGAGAGTGTCGCAGAGATTGTAGCTACAGCTAGACCTCCTATTACTGATGCACGAACTGGGTTGGCTACCTCTGTGGAATTTGCTTCTTCCATACCGGAATCTAAATCAGCTAGTTTGCCCAGTATAACTACTGATACTGATGCTGCTCCCTTTGCATCACCACCTCCTTTGAGTCCTGAGTTGGCTAGAAAACTTTCTGGTTTCAGAAGCACATCAAATAGCTCTGAGCTTGGTCCCTCTATCAATGACCGTTTTGGGGATCCTAAAGCCGTTGACAGGCAAATGGATGCCATTCATCCAAACTTGACTGGCATTGCTTCGTCGGATGGTGACCCAATGAATAATGAAGATGAAATGTCACGTGATGATGGTTCTTCGGCTATTAGTAATCCAATTAAGTTCAAGCACCCTACTCATCTGGTGACTCCTTCAGAGATATTGATGGCTAACTCATCCTCTGAGGTAAACCATGTTAATGAGCAGAAAAGTGAGGGAGAATCGAGTATCCAGGAAGTTGTAATCAACAAGGAAGCCCGCAATGTGGAGGTGGAGGTTAAGGTTGTTGGTGAAACTAAATTCAGTCCAAAAACTGACATTGGCTCTCAAGAAGAACTACACACTTTTGTGTCAGAGAACAAGGAGAAACTCTTTTGCTCTCAGGCATCTGATCTTGGAATAGAAATGGCTCGAGAATGTCGTGCCTTATCGCCTGAAACCTATATTGTCGAGGAATCTAGGCAGTTTGCTGGGGCTTCTGGAACTGTGCAGCTGACCCATACGTCAACTGCCCCTGAAGAAGATTGTGATTCTGCAAAGGAGATCTCTGGAAATAATATAGACTCTAATGTGCAAGTTTCTGCTCATCAACCTCCAGCTCCTAGTGCCAAAGGGAAAAAGCAAAAGGGAAAGAACACTCAAGGATTTGGACCATCTTCACCCTCGCCTGGTGCTTTCAACTCATCTGAATCCAATGATGGTGGTGTCAGCTCAAGTAACGCTTCAATGGATGCTGCATTCTCACAAATTTTGTCCATGCATGAGGCTCTAAATCAG GTTCTTAATATGCAAAAAGAAACGCAAAAGCAGATGAGTATGATCGTTGCTGTTCCAGTTACCAAAGAAGGAAGAAGACTTGAGGCTGCTTTGGGACGGAGCATGGAGAAGGCTGTCAAGGCCAATTCTGATGCTTTATTGGCTCGTTTCCAAGAAGAGAGTGCAAAACAAGAGAAATTACTTCGTGATCGTACTCAACAAATAACCAATTTGATATCTAACTGCTTTAACAAGGACATGCCAGGGCTAATTGAAAAGATAATGAAGAAAGAACTGGCAGCTGTTGGACAAGCTGTCACACGCAGTATTGCCCCTACCATTGAGAAATCTGTATCAACTGCTATTTCAGAAGCCTTCCAG AAAGGAGTTAGTGACAAGGCAGTGAACCAACTGGAGAAAACAGTTAGCTCCAGACTGGAAGCTTCCGTTGCTAGGCAAATCCAAGTGCAATTCCAAACCTCTGGCAAGCAAGTTCTTCAG GAAACTTTGAAATCTACACTGGAAGTTTCGGTGATCCCTGCCTTTGAGATGTCATGCAAGGCAATGTTTGAGCAAGTAGATTTAACATTTCAGAAAGGATTTGCTGAACACACTGCTTCTGCTCTACAGCAATTTGAATCCATGCATTCGCCATTAGTACATGCTTTAGGG GATGCCATTAATTCCGCATCATCGATGACTCAAACATTGAGTGGAGAGCTAGCCGATGGTCAAAAGAAATTGCTTACTCTTGCAGTTTCTGGAGGAAATTCCAAGTCGTTGAATCCACTGGTTAGCCACATGAGTAATGGACCATTGCTGCATGAGAAG CTTGAGGCTCCTGTTGACCCGACCAAAGAGTTATCTCGATTGTTAGCGGAGCGCAAGTACGAGGAGGCATTCACTGCAGCCTTGCAAAGAAGCGATGTATCTATTGTAACGTGGTTATGTTTGCAG GTTGATCTACCGGGTATCTTATCAATGAATCCTCTCCCGTTGAGTCAAGGAGTACTTCTTTCACTTCTTCAGCAGGTGGCCTGTGATGTTACCAAGGAGACAGCCCGAAAATTATCCTGGATGAGGGACGTGCTGTCGGCCATAAATCCAACTGACCCGATGATTGCGGTGCACGTGCGGCCTATCTTTGAGCAAGTATATCAGATACTAAACCATCATCGGAATCTTCCTACCACGACCCCTGCTGAACTTTCAAGCATTCGACTGATTATGCATGTTATCAATTCCATGCTAATGACCTGTAAATGA